The Panicum virgatum strain AP13 chromosome 3N, P.virgatum_v5, whole genome shotgun sequence genome includes the window ATTGAGTAATCAAAAGCAACTCTAACCCAGCAATTTTGTACAGTACACCACGGACATGGACCGAACCGAATCGTCGAGATGTATGTACTATGTAACTAACCAGCAGTGGCGAGCATCTGCAATCCTTTGCGGCCAAGAATCGAAGCATCTCCCTTTACAGCCACCTTGTGCAACATCCACTACCGCCGCAGCTCATATTCCGTTGGAGCTTCATCTTCAAGCTTGGCACATTGCCATGCTTCGGTAGGTTCGGCTGGCCCCCCTGCTTTATATACCACGAACCCTGCACACAAGTGCAGCAGGAATCTCATTCTCGTTCCCAGAAGCAAACAACCTGCACGTTGCATTGCCGAAGTCTCTTCCAATCTTCCGTTCCGTTTGGCGATGGAGGGAGCCAGAGCGCTGTgcctggcgctgctgctggtgtCCGCGATCGTTTCGGCGTCCTCCAGCGGCGAGGCCGCGACCGCGAGCGGccaggcggcgccgccgaccgGGCCGGACACGAACGTGTTGTGCGTGAGCAAGTGCGGGACGTGCCCGACGGTGTGCTcgacgcccccgccggcgccgccctcgtcgTCGGACGCGGGGGACAGCaccacgccgccgacgccgaagAGCGGCGGCGGGTCCTCGTCGCCGCCAGGGCAGAGCAAGGGCGGGCGGCCCAGCAACTACTACTACTTCTTCACCGCGGCGGGGAGCCGGAGCACCTGCGCCGGGGCGAGCGCCTACGCGCTGGTGTTCTTGGTGCTGGTGTCCGTGGCTGCCGTTTTGCAGTGAGTGGTGTGCGTGCGTTCTCCCTCTCCCCCGGTGATCATTGTACGGTACGTCCAGCAGATGTGACAAGTTCGGTTCGCAAACTTGagtgtgtttagttcactttATATTTTGCGTTTTGTGTTTTTTAAaggaatcttcaatatttgaagtattaaatgtagactaattacagatctcgtctgtaaactacgagacaaatctaatgagtctaattagaagatcattagagcatgtttataGTAGtaattattgtagcaatttagtgtctaactatgttctaattagactcattaaattcgtctcgcgatttacagtctatttttgtaatacgatttatttttcaatcacATTTAGTATACTATACAAACAATTTACGTTTTAGGTGTAAAGATTTAAACACGGCCCTTGTTTCTTCCTCTGTAGTCAGTACTACTACTTGGCAGCGATATTCGGAGCAGCCTCTGCTGCTTGTGTTTGATCATGATCGTGTTCGCTGTCCTTTGTTGGGTGTCCGCTGAGAATTCTGCACCGCATTCAATGAAGGCACGCCAACTGCACGAGCGCAGAAATGTGCTGGAGGAGTGTTTGTTTTTCACCATTTAAATGCTTTGTTAACCTAAATAATTTGCTCTCTTATGCctatttagttcccaccccgtaaacaaaaaaacatcacatcgaatgtttcgacacatacatggagtactaaataaagtctatttataaaactttttgtatggatgtgttgtaaatcgcgagacgaatctaatgagcctacttaaactataatttgcaacagtgattcgtctcgcgatttacaacccatctgtgcaaaaaaaaattgtaaatagaattcatttagtacttcaaattagcaaaattctttcttaaaaaaattttgcgtttcaactaaacagagccttatTGGCCCCCTCTCAATTCAGTGGCAAGCTGCTGCCACTGGGGACTGCCGCATGTGGAAAGCCTTGGAGTGACATGGTTGGGCAATGCCACCTGTAACGATCCGGTTCGGGATAACGACTAAAATTTACTCTACACGTTGaataaaccacacctgctaaataactcttttgcgttttcgtcctcgcttcacgCAAAAAGTTTGAATAAGAGTTACTAGCTTCTCagagaccggctatttaagctggttaACTCTCTTCCCGTTTCCGGGACTAAAGGAGGCACTGTGCCGCGGCGCTACAGTAGGCTGCGCTACAGTAACCCGCGCGGCCCATTAGCGCCCAGTGTGCTGTGACACCACCCATCATAACTGAGCCAGAAAGGCACCCAAATGGTGCGAGTACTTCATGGTACACTATGTCATGGAATCCAAATTAACGCATAGATGTAACGACGTTGAGCCCGCCAATCGTTCTtcggagagagaaattttggaagtgAACACAGCTACAGTGTCGGCATGGAAGCAGAGTAAACCCTTCTTGGTGTTCTTCGGACAAACAACCACATCGTTCATGCTCGGCCTCTGGTCAGGTGATTCGCTCGAACACACCAGGCCCAGCTCAAATATCGGCACAAGCAAGCTGTTGCCCGCGGTAGCTGAACAAGATCCCAATGAAGCGTTTTTGTCTGGTAACCCAAGCAAAGATTCATCATTTTCCTTCACCCTGAGCTAGCTTGTCATCGAGAACATCAGCAAGCGTTGCTGGACATTCTTGACAAACCCACTGTCTCAGGTTCAGTTCTCCCGCAAACTTGACATCAGTTGGACTTTTCCCGGTGAAGACTTCGAGCAGCACTATTCCAAAGCTAAACACATCGCTCTTCCGTGATGCTTGTCTTGTCGCCTTGTCCCATAAATGCATACTACTCTGTTAAGTAAAATTTAACAATACCATATCCTTAATAAAGAAACAAGCACTAGTAGTCTAATGGGGATATGCCAGAGTGCCAGATCAGTGCCTTGTCAGGGATTCAAGGAGTCAAGGGCATGGCAGAAACGGAAGCAATGCCAGCGACGTCTGTCTGCGTGGGAGGGATAAGAGGCATGGGCGGCCCGCAATGCGCAACATTACCTACTAGTTACCGCCAATCGCAAAGCCCAGTAACCCACCGTTTCCACACAAAGCCCAACGTGCGGGCAACACTAGGCCAGTGCCCAGTTGGGACACCTACCAGCAGCCCCGTGGGCCTGTTGAGCGGCGCCGCAGTGCCCGTCGGTCATGTGGCCTCTTAAACACAAGTGACTGAAAGGAAACTTGGAAACACAAGTTCACTTGCCTAAGGCCATTCTCAACCCTCCACCTAGGATGATTTTCATAGCATTGATTACACTGCCACCTAGGATGTTTAGCTTATGTGACACTATATTAAATAAGAGAGAGTGAAGAGATGAAGAAATTGGGTCTCATACAAGATCCAGTTTCTACACAAGAACCTATGTACTAGACACTATCAAATTTTACATTGGAAAAGAGTAATATCCTCATGATAAGTAAACAACAAATATGATTGGTTGATCGGAGATAGAATAATTGAGTAAGTATTAATTATTGACCCATATAAGAAACTATGCATTGAAGGATGTAGTTTCTAAACATAGTGTCTTACTTATGTGGAGGTATAGACACTATAAGTTGGGACCAGTCTAAGCCAATTTTATTTGTCTTGGTTCAACTACTTGGCAGAGTGTGCTGTAAATAAGGTGGTAAAGCCATCTCTTCTGTCTATAAAatgttgaaacaattgaaaatcCTTTTTACCAAGATTAGGTTCACCGTACCCTTCACGGAGGTCTCACTTGTCAGACCAAAAAATTTAACAAAAGGGAGGGGGAGATTGGTTTGTTTTCCACCAAAATCTTATTACCTTTTACACCAGCAATTTTCTGTACCCACCTCTTATACCCACATATTACTTTCCATTAGCACACACATACTTTCCTTTGTACATACATTGACCCATAATTCAcgtcattttttcttttggaaggaTGATAATTGGCATCATTGTTcatggaagaaaaataaaaatgtgTATTAGCATATTACTTTTCTTTAGTATACACATACTTTCCTTTGCACATACATTAACCCATAATTCATGtctatttttcttttggaaggataataattgacatcattgtttgtTGTTTGTGAACAGAAAAGAAATacgtgtattatttttagaagaaaaacaaatggcatcattgcttgatggttttggaaggatattgattgacatcattgttttatggaacgaaaagaaagat containing:
- the LOC120663637 gene encoding proline-rich receptor-like protein kinase PERK4 — encoded protein: MEGARALCLALLLVSAIVSASSSGEAATASGQAAPPTGPDTNVLCVSKCGTCPTVCSTPPPAPPSSSDAGDSTTPPTPKSGGGSSSPPGQSKGGRPSNYYYFFTAAGSRSTCAGASAYALVFLVLVSVAAVLQ